Part of the Halalkalibacter krulwichiae genome is shown below.
GCCTGTATACGTATCTGAGGACATGGTTGGTCACAAACTTGGTGAGTTCGCACCAACTCGTACGTATAAAGGTCATGCAGCTGATGATAAGAAAACAAGACGTTAAATTGTGAGTAAGAGAGGAGGTCAATCCTATGCAAGCTAAAGCAGTAGCAAAACAAGTTCGTATTGCTCCTCGTAAAGTTCGCTTGGTTATTGATTTGATTCGTGGTAAGCAAGTTGGTGAGGCGATCGCTATTTTACGTCACACACCTAAAGCTGCTTCACCAGTTGTGGAAAAGCTTTTAAACTCTGCAATCGCGAACGCAGAACATAACTATGAAATGGAGCCAAACAACCTTGTGATTAGTGAGGCTTTTGTTGATGAAGGTGTTACTTTGAAACGTTTCCGTCCACGTGCGATGGGTCGTGCAAGCCGTATTAACAAACGTACTAGTCATATTACATTAGTTGTAACAGAAAAGAAGGAGGGATAAAGCGTGGGTCAAAAAGTTAATCCGGTTGGACTTCGTGTTGGTGTCATTCGTGACTGGGAGTCAAAATGGTACGCTGATAAAGATTATGCAGATTTACTACACGAAGATATTAAAGTTCGTGAGTATATTGAAAAACGTTTAAAAGACGCTTCTGTCTCTAAAGTAGAGATCGAACGTGCTGCAAACCGTGTAAACATTACAATTTCTACTGCTAAGCCAGGAATGGTGATCGGAAAAGGCGGTTCAGAAGTTGAAGCGCTACGTA
Proteins encoded:
- the rplV gene encoding 50S ribosomal protein L22, which encodes MQAKAVAKQVRIAPRKVRLVIDLIRGKQVGEAIAILRHTPKAASPVVEKLLNSAIANAEHNYEMEPNNLVISEAFVDEGVTLKRFRPRAMGRASRINKRTSHITLVVTEKKEG